In Drosophila innubila isolate TH190305 chromosome 2R unlocalized genomic scaffold, UK_Dinn_1.0 1_C_2R, whole genome shotgun sequence, the following are encoded in one genomic region:
- the LOC117783468 gene encoding probable cytosolic iron-sulfur protein assembly protein Ciao1 yields the protein MGRLILEHTLQGHKGRIWGVAWHPKGNSFASCGEDKAIRVWSLSGNTWSTKTILSDGHKRTIREVQWSPCGEYLASASFDATTAIWSKHECNATLEGHENEVKSVSWSRSGGLLATCSRDKSVWIWEVAGDDEFECAAVLNAHSQDVKRVVWHPKLEILASASYDNTIKMFAESALDSDWDCTATLSSHTSTVWSIDFDADGDRLVSCSDDATLKIWRAYHPGNDAGIATPDKTTVWKCVCTLSGQHSRAIYDVSWCKLTGLIASACGDDGIRIFKETSDSKRDEPTFEMLTAEESAHEQDVNAVEWNPVTAGQLISCSDDGTIKIWKLIE from the coding sequence ATGGGCCGTCTAATTCTAGAGCACACATTGCAGGGACACAAAGGACGCATCTGGGGCGTCGCGTGGCATCCCAAGGGCAACAGTTTCGCCTCGTGCGGCGAAGATAAGGCGATCAGAGTTTGGTCACTGTCTGGCAATACATGGAGCACCAAGACCATATTATCGGATGGACACAAGCGCACAATACGCGAAGTACAGTGGTCGCCGTGCGGTGAGTACTTGGCATCCGCCAGTTTCGATGCAACTACGGCCATTTGGTCCAAGCACGAGTGCAATGCAACTTTGGAGGGACATGAGAACGAGGTGAAGAGTGTGAGCTGGTCCCGCAGCGGAGGACTGTTGGCCACATGCTCCCGCGACAAGTCCGTGTGGATATGGGAAGTTGCTGGCGATGATGAGTTCGAATGCGCCGCCGTACTGAATGCACACAGCCAGGATGTGAAGCGTGTGGTGTGGCATCCGAAACTGGAGATCCTGGCATCTGCATCGTATGACAACACCATCAAAATGTTTGCCGAAAGCGCCTTGGACAGTGACTGGGATTGTACGGCCACGCTAAGCTCCCACACGAGCACAGTTTGGAGCATTGACTTTGATGCGGATGGTGATCGATTGGTTTCCTGCAGCGATGATGCCACTCTGAAGATCTGGCGCGCCTATCATCCGGGCAATGATGCTGGCATCGCCACGCCGGACAAGACAACTGTCTGGAAGTGCGTGTGCACCTTGTCAGGTCAACACTCGCGTGCCATCTATGATGTGTCCTGGTGCAAGTTGACGGGTCTCATTGCCAGCGCCTGTGGCGATGATGGAATTCGGATTTTTAAAGAGACCAGCGATTCCAAACGGGATGAGCCCACATTTGAGATGCTAACGGCCGAGGAAAGTGCACACGAACAGGATGTGAATGCCGTGGAATGGAATCCCGTCACAGCCGGACAATTGATCTCCTGCAGCGACGATGGCACCATCAAAATATGGAAACTCATTGAGTAA
- the LOC117783470 gene encoding DNA excision repair protein ERCC-1 codes for MDDLNDDSFDDVLASMEMPTAPKQAKLQTPSSESSSSSSIIAGAVKLPPSNPHSVLVHSKQRGNPILKCILNVPLEFRDDIVPDYVVGRTSCILFLSLKYHNLNPDYICQRLKSLGKMYELRVLLVQVDTPEPHNALKSLTRIALLADLTMMLAWNAEEAGKIIETYKQFEKRPPDLIMERVDSNPHQKLVAALTNIKPVNKTDAVTLLQIFGNLENLINASEERLSQVMGLGPRKAKKLYKTLHEPFLSK; via the exons ATGGACGACTTAAATGATGATTCGTTTGACGATGTCTTGGCTTCCATGGAAATGCCTACGGCTCCAAAACAGGCCAAATTGCAGACGCCGTCGTCAGAGTCATCAAGCAGCAGTTCCATCATTGCAGGCGCAGTTAAATTACCGCCTTCCAATCCGCACAGCGTATTAGTTCACAGTAAACAACGCGGTAATCCTATATTGAAATGTATTCTCAACGTTCCACTGGAGTTTCGGGATGACATTGTGCCTGACTATGTGGTGGGTCGCACTTCGTGTATTCTGTTCCTTTCACTCAAGTACCACAATCTGAATCCCGATTACATTTGCCAACGACTCAAGAGCCTGGGCAAGATGTATGAGCTACGGGTGCTCCTGGTGCAAGTGGACACACCGGAACCACACAATGCCCTAAAGAGCTTGACGCGAATTGCGTTGCTCGCTGATCTGACGATGATGCTGGCCTGGAATGCTGAGGAGGCCGGCAAGATCATAGAAACCTATAAGCAGTTTGAGAAACGTCCGCCTGACTTGATAATGGAACGCGTGGATTCCAATCCTCATCAAAAG CTTGTGGCGGCTCTTACCAACATAAAACCCGTGAACAAAACGGATGCAGTGACTCTGCTGCAAATCTTTGGCAATCTGGAGAACCTCATCAATGCCAGTGAGGAGCGGCTGTCCCAGGTGATGGGTCTGGGTCCTCGGAAGGCAAAGAAATTATACAAAACACTGCATGAACCCTTTCTTAGCAAGTAG
- the LOC117783466 gene encoding eukaryotic translation initiation factor 3 subunit M produces MASHPVFIDLSLDEQVQELRKYFKKLGAEISSEKSNKGVEDDLHKIIGVCEVCFKDGEPAQIDGILNSIVSIMITIPLDRGENIVLAYCEKMTKAPNQPLAKVCLQSLWRLFNNLDTASPLRYHVYYHLVQVAKQCDQVLEVFTGVDQLKSQFANCPPSSEQMQKLYRLLHDVTKDTNLELSSKVMIELLGTYTADNACVAREDAMKCIVTALADPNTFLLDPLLSLKPVRFLEGDLIHDLLSIFVSDKLPSYVQFYEDHKEFVNSQGLNHEQNMKKMRLLTFMQLAESFPEMTFDTLTKELQIGEDEVEPFVIEVLKTKLVRARLDQANRKVHISSTMHRTFGAPQWEQLRDLLQAWKENLSSVREGLTNVSSAQLDLARTQKLIH; encoded by the exons ATGGCTTCCCATCCGGTGTTCATAGACCTGTCGTTGGATGAGCAG gtGCAAGAACTACGCAAGTATTTCAAGAAATTAGGCGCTGAAATCTCATCGGAGAAGTCGAACAAAGGCGTTGAGGATGATTTGCACAAAATTATCGGCGTCTGCGAAGTTTGCTTCAAAGACGGAGAACCCGCCCAGATTGACGGAATCCTGAACAGCATTGTGTCCATTATGATAACG ATACCCTTGGATCGTGGTGAGAACATTGTTCTGGCCTACTGCGAAAAGATGACGAAGGCGCCCAACCAGCCGCTGGCCAAAGTGTGCTTGCAGTCACTGTGGCGTCTGTTCAACAATCTGGACACAGCCTCACCACTGCGCTACCATGTCTACTATCATCTGGTGCAGGTGGCCAAGCAGTGCGATCAAGTTCTCGAGGTTTTCACTGGCGTGGATCAGCTAAAGTCGCAGTTTGCCAACTGCCCGCCATCCAGTGAGCAGATGCAGAAGCTGTATCGTCTGTTGCACGATGTTACCAAGGACACCAATCTGGAGCTGTCTTCCAAGGTGATGATCGAGCTGTTGGGCACCTACACGGCCGACAATGCGTGCGTCGCTCGCGAGGACGCCATGAAGTGCATTGTCACCGCTCTGGCCGATCCCAATACATTCCTGCTCGATCCTTTGCTGTCACTGAAACCGGTGCGCTTCCTGGAGGGCGATCTTATACACGATTTGTTGTCTATCTTCGTTTCGGACAAATTGCCATCGTATGTGCAGTTCTATGAGGATCACAAGGAGTTTGTCAACTCTCAAGGCCTGAACCATGAACAGAACATGAAGAAGATGCGCCTGCTGACGTTCATGCAGTTAGCTGAAAGCTTTCCCGAGATGACCTTCGACACTCTGACCAAGGAGCTGCAAATTGGCGAGGACGAAGTGGAGCCATTTGTCATTGAAGTGCTGAAGACGAAACTGGTTCGTGCCCGTCTCGATCAGGCCAACCGCAAGGTGCACATCTCGTCGACAATGCACCGCACCTTTGGTGCACCACAGTGGGAGCAGCTGCGCGATCTGCTGCAGGCCTGGAAGGAGAACCTCAGCTCAGTACGCGAGGGCTTGACGAATGTATCATCCGCACAACTGGATCTGGCGCGCACCCAAAAGCTAATACATTAG
- the LOC117783465 gene encoding GDP-fucose protein O-fucosyltransferase 1: MQWLKLFIYLISILILTAEAKFERDPNGYITYCPCMGRFGNQADHFLGSLAFAKALNRTLILPPWVEYRKGEMRSRQVSFETYFEVEPLREYHRVILMSDFMSHLADDVWPASERVSFCYMERKSLQQEKNDPDAPNCHAKDGNPFGPFWDTYNIDFVASEFYGPLHFDVHHSTIATKWQNNYSADKWPVLAFTGAPASFPVQLENRELQKYLKWNRKYREGTREFIRNVLPRGAFIGLHLRNGIDWVRACDHIKDSQQLFASPQCLGYKNERGQLYPELCMPTKEAIVRQLKRTIKNVRQTQPKNEVKSVFVASDANHMIGELTSALSRMDISVHKLPEDDPYLDLAILGQSNHFIGNCISSYSAFVKRERDSHGFPSYFWSFPKEKDRQQTKVHEEL, translated from the exons ATGCAGtggcttaaattatttatttacttaatttccATACTAATATTAACAGCTGAAGCCAAGTTTGAACGTGATCCTAATGGATATATCACCTATTGTCCTTGTATGG GACGCTTTGGCAACCAGGCTGACCACTTTTTGGGATCTTTGGCATTTGCCAAGGCTTTGAATCGAACCCTAATACTGCCTCCTTGGGTTGAGTACCGCAAAGGTGAAATGCGCTCCCGACAAGTGTCATTCGAGACCTACTTTGAGGTGGAACCTCTGCGGGAGTATCATCGCGTCATTCTCATGTCCGACTTCATGTCTCACTTGGCTGATGACGTGTGGCCTGCATCGGAGCGTGTGTCCTTCTGTTACATGGAACGCAAGAGCTTGCAGCAGGAGAAAAACGATCCGGACGCTCCAAACTGTCATGCAAAGGATGGCAATCCGTTTGGGCCATTCTGGGACACCTACAATATTGATTTTGTGGCATCAGAGTTCTATGGCCCACTGCATTTCGATGTGCATCACAGCACCATAGCAACCAAGTGGCAAAACAACTATAGCGCCGATAAATGGCCAGTTCTGGCATTCACCGGCGCACCAGCCAGTTTCCCCGTGCAGCTAGAGAATCGCGAGCTGCAGAAGTACTTAAAGTGGAACCGAAAGTATAGGGAAGGGACTCGTGAATTCATACGAAACGTTTTGCCGCGTGGCGCCTTCATTGGGCTGCATCTTCGAAATGGCATTGATTGGGTGCGAGCCTGTGATCACATCAAGGACAGCCAGCAACTGTTCGCTTCTCCCCAGTGTCTGGGCTACAAGAATGAGCGCGGTCAACTGTATCCTGAGCTGTGTATGCCCACCAAGGAGGCGATTGTGCGTCAGCTTAAGCGCACCATCAAAAATGTACGACAAACGCAGCCGAAGAACGAGGTCAAATCCGTGTTCGTGGCATCCGATGCGAATCATATGATTGGCGAACTCACATCCGCCCTCAGTCGCATGGACATAAGTGTTCACAAGTTGCCCGAGGATGATCCTTATCTGGACTTGGCCATATTGGGACAATCGAATCACTTTATTGGCAACTGCATTTCCTCCTACAGCGCTTTTGTTAAACGTGAGCGGGACTCTCATGGATTTCCCTCATATTTCTGGTCTTTCCCCAAGGAAAAAGATCGCCAGCAGACCAAGGTGCATGAGGAACTTTAA